Proteins encoded by one window of Blautia faecicola:
- the acsB gene encoding acetyl-CoA decarbonylase/synthase complex subunit alpha/beta yields the protein MTLFERVFNGNDAVYGLTEQAIDAAIAQHGEEKAVSFPNTAYCLPCYYAVTGVKVTNLKELKEALGVVKTLMTREPRLNDAFMSGVATALCAEFIEALKYIDGAAPYEEPLYGHLADAVIRELGVPLVTGDIPGVAVILGSAPTVEEGVALVKSYQAQGILVTLVGGICDQVAEAGMATGANVRVIPLGKDVTAVIHVVSVALRAALIFGNVTPGDAKTLMEYTMQRVPAFVNAFAPLDDVIVACGAGAIALGFPVITNETENIARVPKSLIVQEDVSKFNATSLEARDIKIKITNIDIPVAFASAFEGEIIRRGDMQVEFDGSRVDCAELVHTVEASEIEDHKITVVGPEVDEMELGSKNSIAYVVKVAGKSMQPDFEPVIERKFHNYINCIEGVYHTGQRDMQRIRISKNAFAAGFRLKHIGEVLYASVKNEFEAVVDKCEVVIYTDPAECTRIRHEVAIPTFNKRDDRLKNLTDESVDVYYSCILCQAFSPSHVCVVTPERLGLCGAVSWLDAKATNELDPNGPCQVITKERPIDERIGEYEDVNEAVKRLSQGALEDVSLYSIMEKPMTSCGCFECICGIEPFSNGVCIANREYAGMTPLGMTFPELASMTGGGVQTPGFMGHGKHFIGSKKFMKAEGGIERIVWMPKELKEFVADRLNQTAKELYGIDNFTDMIGDETVATDPETLVEFLTEKGHPALGMDPMM from the coding sequence TTGACATTATTTGAAAGAGTATTCAATGGAAATGATGCAGTATACGGCCTGACCGAACAGGCAATTGATGCAGCAATTGCACAGCATGGTGAAGAGAAAGCAGTCAGCTTTCCAAACACTGCTTACTGTCTGCCTTGCTATTACGCTGTAACAGGTGTAAAAGTTACTAATCTGAAAGAATTAAAGGAAGCACTGGGAGTTGTCAAAACTCTGATGACAAGAGAACCTCGTCTGAATGACGCTTTTATGTCCGGCGTTGCTACAGCACTGTGTGCGGAATTTATCGAAGCTTTAAAATATATTGACGGTGCTGCTCCATACGAAGAGCCATTATACGGACATCTGGCAGATGCAGTGATCCGTGAACTGGGTGTACCGCTTGTAACAGGTGATATCCCTGGTGTAGCTGTTATCCTGGGATCTGCTCCTACAGTAGAAGAAGGTGTTGCACTGGTAAAATCTTATCAGGCACAGGGTATCCTGGTAACACTGGTAGGCGGTATCTGTGATCAGGTAGCAGAAGCAGGTATGGCTACCGGCGCAAACGTACGTGTTATCCCGCTGGGTAAAGATGTAACAGCAGTTATCCATGTAGTATCCGTAGCACTGAGAGCAGCTTTGATCTTCGGTAACGTAACACCTGGTGATGCTAAGACTCTGATGGAATACACCATGCAGCGTGTACCGGCATTCGTTAACGCATTCGCTCCTCTGGATGACGTAATCGTAGCTTGTGGTGCAGGTGCTATCGCACTGGGATTCCCGGTTATCACTAATGAAACAGAAAATATCGCAAGAGTTCCGAAGAGCCTGATCGTTCAGGAAGATGTAAGCAAATTCAATGCAACATCTCTGGAAGCTCGTGATATCAAGATCAAGATCACAAACATCGATATCCCGGTAGCATTCGCATCCGCATTCGAAGGAGAAATCATTCGTCGTGGGGATATGCAGGTTGAGTTCGATGGTTCCCGTGTAGACTGTGCAGAGCTGGTACATACTGTTGAGGCCAGTGAGATCGAAGATCATAAGATCACAGTTGTTGGACCGGAAGTAGACGAGATGGAACTGGGAAGCAAAAACAGCATTGCATATGTTGTTAAAGTTGCTGGCAAATCCATGCAGCCTGACTTTGAACCGGTTATCGAGCGTAAATTCCATAACTACATCAACTGTATCGAAGGTGTATACCATACCGGACAGAGAGATATGCAGCGTATCCGTATCAGCAAAAACGCATTTGCTGCAGGATTCCGTCTGAAACATATCGGTGAAGTTCTGTATGCTTCCGTTAAAAATGAATTTGAAGCAGTTGTTGACAAATGTGAAGTTGTTATTTACACAGATCCTGCAGAGTGTACAAGAATTCGTCACGAAGTTGCTATCCCGACATTCAACAAACGTGATGATCGTCTGAAAAATCTGACAGATGAATCTGTAGATGTATATTACAGCTGTATCCTGTGCCAGGCATTCTCCCCGAGCCACGTATGTGTGGTTACACCGGAACGTCTGGGACTGTGTGGTGCCGTTTCATGGCTGGATGCAAAAGCTACCAACGAGCTGGATCCGAACGGACCTTGCCAGGTAATCACAAAAGAGCGTCCGATCGATGAAAGAATCGGTGAATATGAAGACGTTAATGAAGCTGTTAAGAGACTGTCTCAGGGTGCTCTGGAAGATGTATCCCTGTACTCTATCATGGAAAAACCAATGACATCCTGTGGATGCTTCGAGTGTATCTGTGGTATCGAGCCATTCTCCAACGGTGTATGTATCGCCAACCGTGAGTATGCCGGCATGACTCCTCTGGGAATGACCTTCCCTGAACTGGCTTCCATGACAGGTGGTGGAGTTCAGACACCTGGATTCATGGGACACGGAAAACACTTCATCGGCTCTAAAAAGTTTATGAAAGCAGAAGGTGGTATCGAACGTATTGTATGGATGCCGAAAGAACTGAAAGAATTTGTAGCAGACAGACTGAACCAGACAGCAAAAGAACTGTATGGTATTGATAACTTCACAGATATGATCGGTGATGAGACTGTAGCTACAGATCCGGAAACTCTGGTAGAATTTTTAACAGAAAAAGGTCATCCGGCACTTGGAATGGACCCGATGATGTAA
- the acsD gene encoding acetyl-CoA decarbonylase/synthase complex subunit delta, whose translation MPFNRKPQKFNASIKEVTIGCGEKAVTLGGENVYPFYSFDGEITNAPKVAVEISDMGVPEVAGLKAYYEGCSTMAEIAKRASEMEGADFVCLRLEGGDPNGANKSVDELIAVVKEVADAIDVPLAVEGCKNVEKDGELLPKVAEALQGKNALILSAREEDYKSVGAAAGLAYDQKVGAESAVDINLAKQLNVVTTQLGVKPESIVMNVGSAAVGYGYEYVVSTMDRIKAAALSQSDAMLQMPIITPVSSETWNVKESMASEEDMPEWGPTEERAISMEIMTAAADLACGSDAVILMHPQSVATISKMIKELV comes from the coding sequence ATGCCGTTTAATCGTAAACCACAGAAATTTAATGCATCTATCAAAGAAGTAACAATTGGATGCGGTGAAAAAGCAGTCACATTAGGAGGGGAAAATGTTTATCCTTTCTACTCATTTGATGGAGAAATCACCAATGCGCCAAAAGTAGCCGTTGAAATTTCCGATATGGGAGTTCCGGAAGTAGCAGGTCTGAAAGCTTACTATGAAGGATGTTCTACCATGGCAGAAATTGCAAAACGTGCTTCTGAAATGGAAGGTGCTGATTTTGTTTGCCTGCGTCTGGAAGGCGGAGATCCGAACGGAGCAAACAAATCCGTAGACGAACTGATTGCAGTTGTAAAAGAGGTAGCAGATGCAATCGATGTACCGTTAGCTGTAGAAGGCTGCAAAAACGTAGAAAAAGATGGAGAACTTCTTCCGAAAGTTGCAGAGGCACTGCAGGGTAAAAACGCTCTGATCCTGTCTGCAAGAGAAGAAGATTACAAATCTGTTGGAGCAGCAGCAGGTCTTGCTTACGATCAGAAAGTAGGAGCTGAATCTGCAGTAGATATCAACCTGGCAAAACAGCTGAACGTAGTTACCACACAGCTGGGTGTCAAACCGGAAAGCATCGTTATGAACGTTGGTTCTGCAGCCGTTGGATATGGTTATGAATATGTAGTATCTACTATGGACCGTATCAAAGCAGCAGCACTGTCTCAGAGTGATGCCATGCTCCAGATGCCTATCATTACACCAGTATCTTCTGAAACATGGAACGTAAAAGAATCCATGGCTTCCGAGGAAGATATGCCGGAATGGGGACCAACAGAAGAACGTGCAATTTCTATGGAAATCATGACCGCAGCAGCCGATCTGGCCTGTGGATCTGATGCCGTAATTTTAATGCATCCTCAGTCTGTAGCAACCATTTCTAAAATGATCAAAGAATTAGTTTAA
- the acsC gene encoding acetyl-CoA decarbonylase/synthase complex subunit gamma translates to MALSGIQIFKMLPKKNCKECGCPTCMAFSMKVAQGALKIEQCPHVSAEALEALSEATAPPMKTIKVGTGEGEYTLGGETVLYRHEKTYVNKTRYAVSLCSCMDDATIDAKIAAIPAVDYERIGERMRVEMIYVNYGAEAGADKYLELVKKAVATGKTLVLGCDDVEVAKAALEIAKAGKPILNGANASNYEAMNALAKEADVVLGVSGANLDEIYDTVAALEKAGNKNLVIDATGASIKEAYANAVQIRRAALKDQDRTFGYPTIVNTSKLAVKDKYMQEALVSLFTMKYGSIVVVDELGYAEALPLFGLRQNVFTDPQKPMKVEPGLYPLNGADENSLCLTTVDFALTYFIVSGELERSGVPVNLIINDAGGLSVLTSWAAGKFSGTSISTFIKENIESKVSCRKLVIPGKVAVLKGDLEAKLPGWEIIVAPLEAVQLVKFLKDMKEAGEI, encoded by the coding sequence ATGGCATTATCAGGTATTCAGATTTTTAAAATGTTACCAAAGAAAAACTGTAAAGAATGTGGATGCCCTACTTGTATGGCATTCTCTATGAAAGTAGCACAGGGCGCACTGAAAATCGAACAGTGTCCACACGTTTCTGCGGAAGCTCTGGAAGCGCTGTCTGAGGCTACTGCACCGCCAATGAAGACGATCAAAGTCGGAACAGGCGAAGGAGAGTATACACTGGGTGGAGAAACCGTTCTGTACAGACATGAGAAAACCTACGTAAACAAAACAAGATACGCAGTATCTCTGTGCAGCTGCATGGACGATGCTACTATTGATGCTAAGATCGCAGCTATCCCGGCAGTAGATTATGAACGTATCGGCGAGCGCATGCGTGTTGAGATGATCTATGTCAACTATGGCGCTGAAGCTGGTGCAGACAAATATCTGGAACTGGTGAAAAAAGCTGTTGCTACCGGAAAAACTCTGGTACTGGGTTGTGATGACGTTGAAGTTGCAAAAGCAGCTCTGGAAATCGCAAAAGCTGGAAAACCGATTCTGAATGGTGCAAACGCTTCCAACTATGAAGCAATGAACGCTCTTGCAAAAGAAGCAGACGTTGTTTTAGGTGTAAGCGGTGCAAATCTGGATGAAATCTATGACACTGTTGCAGCTCTGGAAAAAGCAGGAAACAAAAACCTGGTAATCGATGCAACAGGCGCTTCCATCAAAGAAGCTTATGCAAACGCTGTACAGATTCGTCGCGCAGCACTGAAAGATCAGGACAGAACTTTCGGTTACCCGACAATCGTAAATACATCCAAACTGGCAGTAAAAGACAAATACATGCAGGAAGCACTGGTTTCTCTGTTCACCATGAAATACGGTTCTATCGTAGTTGTTGATGAACTGGGATATGCAGAAGCTCTGCCGCTGTTCGGTCTGCGTCAGAACGTATTTACCGATCCTCAGAAACCAATGAAAGTTGAACCGGGTCTGTATCCACTGAATGGTGCAGATGAGAATTCTCTGTGTCTGACAACTGTAGACTTTGCTCTTACATATTTCATCGTATCCGGCGAGCTGGAAAGATCAGGCGTACCTGTAAACCTGATCATCAACGATGCAGGTGGACTTTCCGTACTGACATCCTGGGCAGCAGGTAAGTTCTCCGGTACATCTATCTCTACTTTCATCAAAGAAAACATTGAAAGTAAAGTATCATGCAGAAAACTTGTTATTCCGGGTAAAGTTGCCGTTCTGAAAGGTGACCTGGAAGCAAAACTTCCTGGATGGGAGATTATCGTAGCTCCTCTGGAAGCAGTACAGCTGGTTAAATTCCTGAAAGATATGAAAGAAGCAGGAGAAATCTAA
- the acsE gene encoding carbon monoxide dehydrogenase/acetyl-CoA synthase methytransferase subunit, translated as MAKFVTIGERLSTTAPAVNKAFMERDPEPILKRAKQQLDAGAVYLDVNIGPADGYGEDLMKWAVQLLQSEFDNVPLALDTSNKAAIEAGISVYNRSKGKPIVNSADAAGRIENIDLAAANDAIVIALCNGEGIAADNDERMGYLTMLLERGLEHGMAETDMWFDPLFLVVKGMQDKQMEVLEFIKMISDMGLNSTGGLSNNSNGMPKNIRPIMDSALVAMAMMNGLTSAIVNPNDLRLMETIKSCDVFKGNTLYADSYLEL; from the coding sequence ATGGCAAAATTTGTAACAATTGGTGAGAGACTTTCCACCACAGCTCCGGCAGTAAACAAAGCATTTATGGAAAGAGATCCTGAACCGATCCTGAAAAGAGCAAAACAGCAGCTGGATGCTGGTGCTGTATATCTGGATGTAAACATCGGACCTGCTGATGGATACGGCGAAGATCTGATGAAATGGGCAGTACAGTTACTGCAGAGCGAATTCGATAATGTTCCGCTGGCACTGGATACTTCTAACAAAGCAGCTATCGAAGCTGGTATCTCTGTATACAACCGTTCTAAAGGAAAACCAATCGTAAACTCTGCAGATGCAGCTGGAAGAATCGAGAACATCGACCTGGCAGCAGCAAATGATGCCATTGTTATCGCTCTGTGTAACGGTGAAGGAATCGCTGCAGACAACGACGAACGTATGGGTTATCTGACAATGCTTCTGGAAAGAGGTCTGGAACATGGTATGGCAGAAACAGATATGTGGTTCGATCCTCTGTTCCTGGTAGTAAAAGGAATGCAGGACAAACAGATGGAAGTCCTGGAATTCATCAAAATGATCTCCGACATGGGTCTGAACTCCACAGGTGGTCTGTCCAATAACTCCAACGGTATGCCGAAGAATATCCGTCCGATCATGGACTCTGCACTGGTTGCTATGGCTATGATGAATGGTCTGACATCCGCAATCGTTAACCCTAACGATCTGCGTCTGATGGAAACCATCAAATCCTGTGACGTATTCAAAGGAAATACTCTGTACGCAGATTCTTATCTGGAACTGTAA
- the acsV gene encoding corrinoid activation/regeneration protein AcsV, with the protein MFKVTFRFENGEAVDGFAAAEENLLEVARKTNVAIDAPCSGNGSCGKCRVKLLKGTLNSPRTRHITEEEYAEGWRLSCASKVEGDIEVEVPDIASAYRSRMKVADLSSPEEVAIFDNAKADVEAAGIVLKNDMEVVDVTMDAPSLEDTMPDNERLMRALKKQMQVEHVILPYTVICKMADVLRETNFSVRCVIGRTGSKGNIFVYDIFPKDAKVIIGGLAIDIGTTTVSALLIDMVTGDILGKASSGNGQIRYGADVINRIIESAKPGGRRRLQKAVIDETINPLIQQMCRAAKFPNKQIYRMCVAGNTTMNHLFAGVNADPVRMEPYIPTFYKTNSLYASDLGLTVNPDAHIIIAPNIGSYVGGDITAGTLVSMLWNKPEFSLFIDLGTNGELVFGNSDFMMSCACSAGPAFEGGDISCGMRATDGAIEACTIDKETMEPTFTVVGDPGQKPIGLCGSGIIDVISELFSAGIINPKGKFVREGERIRRDKYGMGSYVLAFQKDAGAEKDVEITEVDIDNFIRAKGAIFSAIRTMLNSLEFDVSMIEEVYVAGGIGSGINMKNAVNIGMFPDIPLEKFHYIGNSSLSGAYTMLLSKEAERMTYQVASNMTYLELSTVPTYMDEFVAACFIPHTDTSMFPSVSQQ; encoded by the coding sequence ATGTTTAAAGTAACTTTTCGTTTTGAAAACGGTGAAGCCGTAGATGGTTTTGCAGCAGCCGAGGAGAATCTTCTGGAAGTTGCGAGAAAAACGAATGTAGCAATTGATGCCCCTTGTTCCGGTAACGGTTCCTGCGGAAAATGCCGCGTAAAACTGTTAAAAGGAACTCTGAATTCGCCAAGAACCAGACATATTACAGAGGAAGAATATGCAGAGGGATGGAGATTGTCCTGTGCGAGTAAAGTGGAAGGCGATATCGAAGTAGAAGTACCGGATATTGCATCTGCTTACCGCAGTAGAATGAAGGTTGCGGATTTAAGTTCCCCGGAAGAAGTAGCTATTTTTGACAATGCCAAAGCAGATGTAGAGGCGGCGGGAATTGTTCTGAAAAATGATATGGAAGTGGTAGATGTTACAATGGATGCCCCGTCTCTGGAAGATACCATGCCGGACAATGAACGTCTGATGCGTGCACTGAAAAAACAGATGCAGGTAGAACATGTGATTCTTCCATATACGGTAATCTGCAAGATGGCAGATGTGCTGCGGGAAACCAATTTTTCTGTTCGGTGTGTCATTGGAAGAACAGGAAGCAAAGGCAATATTTTCGTCTATGATATTTTCCCGAAAGATGCAAAAGTGATCATCGGTGGTCTTGCTATCGATATCGGTACTACAACCGTATCCGCATTGCTGATTGATATGGTAACCGGAGATATTCTTGGAAAAGCATCCTCAGGAAACGGTCAGATCCGTTATGGAGCAGATGTTATCAACCGTATCATTGAATCTGCAAAACCTGGCGGAAGACGCCGTCTGCAGAAAGCAGTTATTGATGAGACGATCAATCCGCTGATCCAGCAGATGTGTCGTGCGGCAAAATTCCCGAATAAACAGATCTACCGTATGTGCGTTGCCGGAAATACAACGATGAACCATTTGTTTGCAGGTGTAAATGCAGATCCGGTCCGTATGGAACCGTATATACCGACATTCTATAAAACAAATTCTCTGTATGCATCAGATCTTGGTCTGACCGTGAATCCGGATGCTCATATCATTATCGCTCCGAATATCGGAAGTTATGTGGGCGGAGATATCACTGCCGGTACACTGGTCAGCATGCTGTGGAATAAACCGGAATTTTCTCTGTTTATCGACCTTGGAACCAATGGTGAGCTGGTATTTGGTAACTCTGATTTTATGATGAGCTGTGCATGTTCCGCAGGTCCTGCCTTTGAGGGTGGTGATATCAGCTGTGGTATGCGCGCGACAGACGGTGCGATCGAGGCATGTACCATCGACAAAGAAACCATGGAACCAACCTTTACGGTGGTAGGAGATCCGGGACAGAAACCAATCGGTCTGTGTGGTTCCGGAATTATCGATGTGATCAGTGAACTGTTCTCCGCAGGAATCATCAATCCGAAAGGAAAATTCGTGCGGGAAGGTGAAAGAATTCGCAGAGACAAATATGGTATGGGAAGTTATGTTCTGGCATTCCAGAAGGATGCAGGTGCAGAGAAAGATGTTGAGATCACAGAAGTGGATATCGACAACTTTATTCGTGCCAAAGGTGCGATTTTCTCAGCTATTCGCACCATGCTGAATTCTCTGGAATTTGATGTATCGATGATCGAAGAAGTGTATGTAGCCGGTGGTATCGGAAGTGGTATCAATATGAAGAATGCGGTCAATATCGGAATGTTCCCGGATATCCCGCTGGAAAAATTCCATTACATTGGTAACTCTTCGTTGTCAGGCGCTTATACGATGCTCCTGTCCAAAGAAGCAGAGCGTATGACATACCAGGTTGCATCCAATATGACTTATCTGGAACTGAGTACCGTACCGACTTATATGGATGAATTTGTTGCGGCATGCTTTATTCCACATACGGATACCAGTATGTTCCCGTCCGTTTCTCAGCAGTAA
- a CDS encoding DUF3786 domain-containing protein — protein MELQYDKDSKERIPYEHYMELLQKADPEEISARTGISYDQQSQTFTLHLLGVAYQVHFPDYVVRHDPESTVGYYPLENAINARILVLRYLVEGHAAPSTGKYLTYRETPWGTVYLKQFQGRCLMRLAYGFGNKQEAFRSAMEKIGATPLEHGDIAYEFEVIDGFRVQMILWAGDDEFPPSSQILFSDNFPIAFQAEDMAVVGDVSITMIKALA, from the coding sequence ATGGAATTGCAGTACGACAAAGACAGTAAGGAGAGAATCCCTTACGAGCACTACATGGAGTTGCTTCAGAAAGCAGATCCGGAAGAAATCAGTGCGAGAACAGGAATTTCTTACGACCAACAATCACAAACCTTTACCCTTCATCTGTTAGGTGTTGCCTATCAGGTTCACTTTCCGGATTATGTAGTAAGACACGATCCGGAGAGTACGGTAGGATATTATCCGCTGGAAAACGCGATCAATGCCCGGATTCTGGTACTTCGTTACCTGGTGGAAGGACACGCTGCTCCGTCGACCGGAAAATATCTGACTTACCGGGAGACGCCGTGGGGAACGGTATATCTGAAACAGTTTCAGGGCAGATGCTTGATGCGTCTTGCTTATGGGTTTGGCAACAAACAGGAAGCGTTCCGATCTGCAATGGAAAAGATCGGCGCAACACCTCTGGAACACGGAGATATCGCTTATGAGTTCGAAGTGATCGATGGTTTCCGTGTACAGATGATTTTATGGGCAGGAGATGACGAATTTCCTCCGTCATCTCAGATTTTATTCTCTGACAATTTTCCCATTGCTTTTCAGGCAGAGGATATGGCTGTAGTGGGCGATGTATCGATCACTATGATAAAAGCACTGGCATAA
- a CDS encoding folate family ECF transporter S component, with protein MKKLNGRTIVFAAVLVAMNLVLSRVLAINIGPTIRITISATPIYLASLWFGPLVGGICGGLGDLLGCLIQGYAPNPLILVSSVLSGVLPAVFKKYVFRDRINTWKIAVMLIVNGIIGSLGFTVLGLHVYYATPWSVLYATRTLQTIALTIANTILVSLLYQSALTPYVNQIFASQKTREV; from the coding sequence ATGAAAAAACTGAATGGTAGAACTATCGTTTTTGCAGCTGTTTTAGTGGCAATGAATCTGGTGTTAAGCCGGGTGCTGGCGATCAATATCGGTCCAACCATCCGAATTACGATAAGTGCAACACCGATTTATCTGGCAAGTCTCTGGTTTGGACCGCTGGTAGGGGGAATCTGCGGTGGTCTGGGAGATCTGCTTGGGTGCCTGATCCAGGGATATGCACCGAATCCACTGATCCTGGTATCTTCTGTACTTTCCGGTGTACTGCCGGCAGTGTTCAAAAAGTACGTGTTCCGGGATAGAATAAATACCTGGAAAATAGCAGTGATGCTGATTGTAAACGGAATCATAGGTTCCCTTGGATTTACAGTACTTGGTCTTCATGTATATTACGCAACACCATGGAGTGTACTGTATGCAACGAGAACGCTTCAGACGATTGCGCTTACAATTGCAAATACAATTCTGGTTTCCCTCTTATATCAGAGTGCACTGACCCCGTATGTGAATCAGATCTTTGCGTCTCAGAAAACCAGAGAAGTATAA
- a CDS encoding formate--tetrahydrofolate ligase, whose amino-acid sequence MGYKTDIEIAQECEMKPITEIAAKAGIDDKYLEQYGKYKAKIDYNLLRESDAPDGKLILMTAINPTPAGEGKTTTTVGLADALQKMGKKVMVALREPSLGPVFGVKGGAAGGGYAQVVPMEDINLHFTGDFHAIGAANNLLAAMIDNHIFQGNALNIDPRKITWKRCVDMNDRQLRNVVDGLGGKTNGMPREDGYDITVASEIMAVLCLASDINDLKERLGRIIIGYTYGKVAEQKPVTAHDLHAEGAMTALLKDALKPNLVQTLEHVPAIVHGGPFANIAHGCNSVTATKMALKLADYAITEAGFGADLGAEKFLDIKCRMAGLKPSAVVIVATVRALKYNGGVPKAELNAENLEALEKGMPNLLKHVSNIKNVYKLPCVVAINAFPTDTKAELDLVEEKCKELGVNVALSEVWAKGGEGGLKLAEEVIRLVEEPNDFTYAYELEGSIEDKLNQIVQKVYGGKRVVLTANAQKQAKQLEALGFGNCPICVAKTQYSLTDDQTKLGAPTDFEVTVRNLKVSAGAGFIVALTGEIMTMPGLPKVPAAEKIDVDETGKITGLF is encoded by the coding sequence ATGGGATACAAAACAGACATTGAAATCGCACAGGAATGCGAAATGAAACCGATCACCGAGATCGCAGCGAAAGCAGGTATCGATGACAAATATCTGGAGCAGTATGGAAAATACAAAGCAAAAATCGACTACAATCTGTTAAGAGAGTCTGATGCTCCGGACGGAAAACTGATCCTGATGACTGCCATCAACCCGACACCGGCAGGTGAAGGAAAAACAACAACAACTGTAGGTTTGGCAGATGCCCTGCAGAAAATGGGCAAGAAAGTTATGGTAGCTTTAAGAGAACCATCCTTAGGACCGGTCTTCGGTGTAAAAGGTGGAGCAGCCGGCGGCGGATACGCACAGGTAGTTCCGATGGAAGATATTAACCTGCACTTTACCGGTGACTTCCATGCCATCGGCGCAGCTAACAACCTGCTGGCAGCCATGATCGACAACCACATCTTCCAGGGAAATGCTCTGAACATTGACCCGAGAAAGATCACCTGGAAACGTTGTGTAGATATGAACGACCGTCAGCTTCGTAATGTCGTAGACGGACTCGGCGGAAAGACCAATGGTATGCCGAGAGAAGACGGCTACGATATCACCGTAGCAAGTGAGATCATGGCAGTTCTGTGTCTGGCAAGCGATATCAACGACCTGAAAGAACGTCTGGGACGTATCATCATTGGATATACATACGGTAAAGTGGCAGAACAGAAACCGGTAACCGCACACGATCTGCATGCAGAAGGTGCAATGACCGCCCTGTTAAAAGATGCTCTGAAACCGAACCTGGTACAGACACTGGAACATGTACCGGCAATCGTACACGGCGGACCATTCGCCAACATCGCACACGGATGTAACTCCGTAACCGCAACCAAGATGGCTCTGAAACTGGCTGACTATGCAATCACAGAAGCCGGATTCGGTGCAGATCTGGGCGCTGAGAAATTCCTGGATATCAAGTGCCGTATGGCAGGACTGAAACCGTCTGCAGTTGTTATCGTAGCAACCGTACGTGCCCTGAAATATAACGGCGGCGTTCCGAAAGCTGAGCTGAATGCAGAAAACCTGGAAGCTCTGGAAAAAGGTATGCCGAACTTGTTAAAACACGTAAGCAACATCAAGAATGTATACAAACTGCCATGTGTAGTTGCCATCAATGCATTCCCGACCGATACCAAAGCAGAACTGGATCTGGTAGAAGAAAAATGTAAAGAACTGGGCGTAAACGTAGCTCTGTCTGAAGTATGGGCAAAAGGCGGCGAAGGCGGTCTGAAACTGGCTGAAGAAGTGATCCGTCTGGTAGAGGAACCAAACGACTTCACATACGCTTACGAACTGGAAGGTTCTATCGAAGACAAACTGAACCAGATCGTACAGAAAGTATACGGTGGAAAACGTGTCGTTCTGACAGCCAACGCTCAGAAACAGGCAAAACAGTTAGAGGCTCTTGGATTCGGCAACTGCCCAATCTGTGTGGCTAAGACACAGTACAGCCTGACCGATGACCAGACCAAACTAGGTGCACCGACAGACTTTGAAGTAACCGTAAGAAACCTGAAAGTTTCCGCAGGTGCAGGCTTTATCGTAGCCCTGACCGGTGAGATCATGACCATGCCTGGACTGCCGAAAGTACCGGCTGCTGAGAAGATCGATGTAGATGAGACAGGAAAAATTACTGGTCTGTTCTAA